CATTTGCATGACAAATGAGCTCCTTGGAAGGCCGTGGGCACCCAGGAAGCTGGCGctcctgtgcatgtgtgtgtgtgtgtgtgtgtgtgtgtgtgtgtaacctgcCTGTATTAGTCTGCAAGGAGGTCCTCACAGGCCTGCTGCTCACAGGAGCCACACGGCCAGGCCCAGCCCCTCTGGCCCTGTTAGGACAACGTCCCCCACGCCCTGTCCCTGGTGGCAGCCGTGTTCCCAGGGCTGGCCCCGTCCCCAGGGGTGGCTGTGTTCCTGGTGGCGGCCCGTCCCTGCGGGCTGGGGACTCTGAGGGGATGTATCCAGCATCTGGGATGGCTGAAGGCGGCCAGGCCTGGCCAGGTTGGGTgaggggaggtgggcagaggggagaggATGGGCAGGGAGCTGGCAGGACCTGGGAGATCAAGGTGGGGAGGAGCTGATGGGGTGCTGAGGGGCAGGCAAAGGTCCCCCTGGGTTGGACTGAACATTGGGGAGCATGGCCACTAGGGGCATGGTCAGATGGGGCTCGGGGACCtgcagggaggggaggctggaggggtgggggcggCTCTCTCCAGGGTCCAGTCTCCTGCTATGCTGCAGGCCTTCAGggatggtaaaaaaataaaagaaggtctGGTCTTGAATTAGCAGAGGGGAGCCCTCCAGACCAGCGTTAAGGAGACAGTTTACATCTCTTCCTGTAGCCTAAACACCTCCCCGCCCTGCCTCCCACACGGTGGGAGGCTCAGTTCGCATGGGCCAGGAGCAGCCCTTCGCAAGTGTGACTCTGCACCCTCCCTGGGGTTCCCAAGCCTGTTAGGGACACACAGCACCAGCCAGAAACCCACGGGCCACCCTGGGGACCTCAGGGCACCTGTGAGCTCCcaagcctggggctgggggcctcAGGAGGTGGAGGGGAGATAAGCCCAGaaagtgtctttaaaaaaatactttgttaAATGCAACATCCATGCAGAAAGAGCACTGACTTGTCAgtcttttttgctgttgttgttgatttAATGTTCTAAATAAAAAAGCATTAAATTTTGGGGCTTGCATGGTGATCCAGTGGTCAAGagtttgccttccaatgtagggaccaaggatcaatccctggtcagggaactaagtcctCACATGCTGTGGGGGAGATAAGTCCACAGGCCGCAGCTAGAGAAGCTGGAGCCGTgcaaagacccagtgtggccaacctttttttaaaatagaaagagaaagaacgcTAAATTTATCTAAGAATCACTGCCATGAAAGTTACCGTTTATATTGTGCAGAGCAAGTTTAGGGCAAAGAGAAGGGCAGTAACCTCAGTGTATCCGTAAGTCATGGGGGCCTGTGTGTTTCGCTCCTACCCGAGTGGTGAAACGCTGCACCAACCAaacttgtttttatctttcttgcGATAAACTGTCCACAACAGAACACTTGCTGAGTGTGTCACCTGGGGGCATCTAGCACTGCCCTTGTTGGGAaaccacctccccccaccacctccagaactttctcaccTTCCTGAAGGAAAACTGTCCCCCTTACTCACTgagtccccacccctgcccccagccctggtgCTCACCCCCGTTCCTTCTGTCTCTGAACCGGGCTCCTCCAGGGACCCCGTGTAAGTGGGATCGCACAAAAGCTGCCCTGCTGACGCGCTAACTTCACTCAGCGTAACGTCCTTAAGGTCCATTCACACTGCAGCATCTGAACCCATGTGtcagggtccctttcctcttgaAGGTGGGCTAATATCCCGCCGTGTGGAGAGACCACATCTCCTTTCCCCGTGCACCCGCTGATGGACACGCGGATCCCACCTCTGTCTGCCGTGAGCACGGGTGTGTGCAGGCGCCTGTGGGAGATGCTGCTTTCCGCTCTTGTAGACGTTACGGACCCGAGAGCGGAACCCTGGGTGGTGTGTGTTGTCAGGCCCATCCCGGGGAACCGCATCGTTCTATGGTggtgctgtggtaaagaacccgcctgccaatgcaggagacacaagagacccgggttcggtccctgggtagggaagatcccctgcagaaggaaatggcaacccactgcaggattcttgcctggagagtcccatggacagaggagcctggagggctgcggtccatggggtcgcaaagagtcggacacgactgaagggacttagcttGCACGCCCTGTTTTACATCCCCGTGAGCGGTGCACGGGGCGCCCTGTTACCACCTCCTGCCCATCCTTGGTATCTGCctggttctttttgttttggtcaTGGCCATCCTTGTGGGCGTGAGGTGGGATCTcagggcagtgtgtgtgtgtgcgtgtgtgggtgCGTGTGTTTTGGCTGCATTGTGCAGCCTGCAGagtctcagttccccgaccagagactgAACGCGTGCCCCAGGCGGTGGAAGCGCAGGGTCCAACCACTGATCAGGGAGCCCACAGTCTTCAGCACCGAAGCCCTCTGGccgtcctcactgtcctcctcacccaGCTGGGATCCCCagcccccactgcccacccccgtCCCCCCCAGACTCAGGGAGCTGGACGGGGCTGGAGAAACACCCTCCCTGCTGCCTGCCCCTGCCGGCCCATGGCCCGCCCCCCAAACCCTGACCGCTCCTTGTCCTCTGGCCCCTCCCGCCACCCCGCGAGCCCCCCTTCCGCCGCCGTTGCCTCTACAGGGTCCACAGAGACGTGCGTGGCTCCCCTCATCGGAGCAGCTTCTCCGGACCTGCCCACCCTGTGCCGGGCGGGCACTGCCCTCTCGCCCGGACGCCCTGGCCGCTGCCCTGTCACATGTACAGCCGGCTCCTCCTTCAGCGTCCTGCAGTCATCGCAAGTGACCCCAAGCCCTCATGGCCTAAAATAGCCCAGGTTTGCTGTCTCCCGGCTCCCGTGGGCCTGGAATCCAGGTGTGGCCATTCCCCCTGCTTCGAGGCGCTGAGCAGGGCCGCGGTCTCGCGGGAACGTCTCGACCAGGGTGGCATCGGTGTGGTCAATCCGGGTACTGGCTGGGGGGCCTCCCACAGCTTTGCACACGTGGGTCCCTCCACAGGAGGCCGCCAGGGCCTTAGGAGTAGCCGCAGGGTCCTGCTGCCTGCTGGACGGGAGGGGGTGCCACATAAGGTGGGCCGGGGTCCAGAACCTGCCCAGCGCCCATCATCCCCCGAGTCCTTGTCACCGCCCCATCTCGCTTGGATgaccctccctggcccccaccccacgCTGGCCGGCAGGGCAGCCAAGGGGCCCGCAGTGACCCGGGTCCTGCCCCTACTGCTCCGCCCGCAGCCCGCCTGGGGACCTCTTGCCACCGGCAGCTCCCAGCCCACAGCCGAGCGTCTGTGTCGGGGGGAGGCGGACAGCCCGGCTCTGCGGGCTTCCAGCAAGGGACCCGTGGGAGGACACAGGGTCTGCGTGGGCGCCGGGGTGTGGAGACCTGAGGCGCATCGTGGCCGTTAGAGTGGGGGCCCTTGGGGTCCTCGTTAGGGCGGGAGGCCTGTGGACCACACCGGCCGTTCCTCCGGTCCCCGTGTGTGTAACTGGCATGGACGCCTGTCCTGCTGGGGCGACCCCTGAGCTGGATTCTCAGCCAGGGAAGGGCACGCTCTTGTGGTGGGGACCCCCGGTGGGAGCTTCGTGCCCACCAAGGGCAAGCAGCGCCCGCCGCGCTCTGGGGAGGAAAGGGGGCCGAGGCCAGGCCCCTCAGCCCCCCGGGGTCCCGGTCAGTCGCCGGGCCGGCCCTGCAGCGCCCTCTGACCCCGGACTTCCCACTGCGACTGGATGGCACGGGCTGGGCTGGTGTCCTGAGCAGAACCACTGGGCGTGTGGCTGGAGGCGGGGAGGCCGGCGGGCTCGGGGAGCGTGCGTGGCCACGGTTTGAACATGCTCTTTTCTGTCCCCGTGGAGAAAGCAGACTGGACACAGCCGTCCCACAGCACGGGCCGGGGCATCCCAGGCGTCGGCTGCCCGTGAGCCCAGGACGGTCACTGCCCAggcctcagccccgcccctccaGGCCAGGCCTGGCATGACCCAGCTCAGCACCTTCCTCTTTCAATGGCTGaacaaagaaagaccacgagAAACTAGATGGCTTGGGTGGGGGTCCAAACACCGTCCTACCAGCCACCTGAAGACGGGGCCGTGTTAGGATGTGGGTGGGCAAGGGTTGACCACCGGGCCTGGAAGACGCCAGCTTGGGGGAGCGCTCTAGGCCGGGGCATTCCCCTTTGGTGGGCATCACCTCTTGCCCACCCTAGGGATGCAGGTGGGCAGGCAGAGGTGGGCAGCGGATGGTACAAGGGCTATCAGGCACCTGCCCGAAGGCTGGACCCCAGGGCTCACGGAGCCACGGTGCCCACGGCGTCCCTCCTCCCTGACGTCCCTGGACAGGCACCTGCCCGACAGGACGGAGGTCACGGCCAGAGCAGGCAGACTGGCCCTGGGCCGGGGCAGGCCGCTTCCGtgcaggctgggggcggggagcagtCCCACTGCTGCCCAGCGCCAGGCACCCAGTGGCACCTCCCAGCTGCACGGGGCAGGCTGGCTCGGGCCGGCGCCCAGGGAGCCAGCtgcgcccccgcccccagcagatGTGAGTCGGAagtggggggggcgggcaggcccCGAGTCCGGCACACGCGGGCACAGGGGTGCGGGGGACGGGGCCCTTCCTGCGCCGGCGCACGTGTGTGTGAGAACGTGTGGGGGCTGGTGTGAGGGTGAGTCACACATGTGCACACCTGCCCACGCCGTGGCGGACCCACTGGCTGAACGGTGTGGGAACCACGGCCTGGGGAGCAGCAGCTTGGTGACCGTTGACCCTGAGACCCTACAGGGCCCTCGGGCAGGAGGGGACCTCAGGCCACCTTGGCCGccctctctgccctctgcccccgcCCTTCTTTCCCACACGCGGCTGGCACTGGCCTTCTCTGTGCCCCTGGGTCTTAGCTCCGAGGCTGCCCTCACGGACGCCCCTACTGGCCGTGACCTAACAGACCCCCTTCCCCACATGTGTCTCCTGATGTCGGGGGTCTCCGGGTGGGGCCTGGCTGGGCTCTGCTGGAAGGCATCACCCAGGGTTTCTGGCATCCGTCTCCATGTGACCTGGGCGCACGGTGCCAGAGAGGGCAGCCCCCAGGAGACCGCCCTGACTGTGGGGCTGAGATGACAGCGGCTTTGCCTTAAAACTGGAAGCCTGGGCCTCCGGCTCAGAGGGACACACAGACGAGGAGACGGACTGACGGGCAGCTGGCGACAGGCAGAAGCTGCTGAGAATTGGCGGAAGCTGGGCGGGTGGCCGGCGGGTGGCCCGACAGGTCCTGGAAATCCTCGCTTCCTGTTTTCCCAACAAAgggcctctgtccctggggaggcCGCTGGCCAGCATCAGCGGACGTGCCTTTTCCGTAAACAgggttgttttctttctcctcttggcACAATAACAGCGGGTTCCAAGCCCCCCAACCCAGGCCCTGGGCACAACCAGCCACAGGGTCCTGTTGGGGAGACTGTCCCAGCCAGGGGCCATCCTGCCGCTGTGTAAACAGGGGTCGTGGCTTGACCACCTTTGATGAGTCCCCAGGGACAAGCAGGGGCCAGGAATTCAGTGTTGCCTGTCTCCTGGGACAggcgggaggggagggcaggccaGCCTGGGGTCCATGAGAGCCAGagttgggggcaggggctggggtagGTAGGGCCCTGGGTGCAGTGGGGCAAGACGAAGCCCCCACAGGCTGGTCTCCTCAGAGGAAGCAGCGTCTGCCTCAGGCTGACTCAGGTTGCCTCCTGGGGCATTCAGCCAGGTAGACACCATGGTGCCCGCTCCCCCAGATGCGGGTCAGAAAGGGCCTCTGCGATGCCCCAGTGCCTGAGTGCAGCCACAGGGGCAGGCTGGGTGTGCCCACCTCCCCCAGAAGGGAGGACAGGCCAGACCCGCTGGGGAGGGCCTAGCAGGCTCCAGACTCCTTGGCTTGGTGGCCTTAGGGGAGGTAAACAGCACCCCGGCCTCAGCTGGGCTGCAGGAGCGCCCGCGCCCAGCCCGGAGCTGGCCAGGAGTGGGCTCAGCGCCCGGGAGGCGGCTGAGGAGCCGGTGTGCAGGCGTGTGTGGGCGATTGTGCGCGGGAGGCAGGCGCCTGAACGGCCTTGTGTGAGGGCCTGGGGGTTATTTATAGCAGCTCCGCTGCGGAGAGGAGCTATTAATAGTGAGGGTGGCGCGTGAATGGACAATATgccttggtggggtgggggcaggttcCACTCTCCGCCCGAGACACCCGGGGCTGgtaccccagcccccaccccggaGGCCGGACAAGGGCCACTGTTCTCCCGGCCACAGCTGAGCCCCCGGCGGCTCAcctgcggcggcggcgggggtCCCAGGCTGGTGTCCCCGCCCCTCTCCCACCCTTCACCCTAGACAGCCATGCTGATGGTGGGGGCCTGTGAGACGGGAGGGACCCCAGACGGAGGAGGGGTGCTCAGATCGGCCCTCGCACCCGGGTCAGCGGGCAGCAAggtgagggtggaggtggggtcgGGAGGGCGGCGGAGGGGGGCCTGTGCGCTCGGTCATCACCTCGCTTCTAGTCCGAGGCCGGGAGGGGGTGTTACAGCGCCCCAGGCGACCCTGCAGGGCGACCCCGCCTGCAGGAGGGCCAGTACACGGACGTGAGGGCCGTCACCCCCGGCTCCCTGGGACCTAGGGTCACGCTCCGGGGCAGCTGTCTGAGACCACAGAGGGAGCCTCAGCTCCAAGAACGAGTCGGACCTGAGCCCACGGAGGGCGCAGGGTGAAGTGGGGGCCCCTGCTCTCCGGCCCCCCGGGGTGGGGGCTCCCTGAGTCCGTTCACAGGTCCCACGAGGGCCCGTCGGGGCCGCCTCTGCTCCCCGCGGAAGGAGAGCTGTGCGGGCTCCGGCGCGGAGGACACGCAGGACCCAGGGCGCAGGCCTCGGCGCCCGACGGACGCGGGCTCTGCCGCCCACCGACCTGGCGTCTGCCGCCCCCGCCCGTCCCACGCGGACCGTTTCCTGCGGGAACCCCCGTGACGTCAGAAGCAGCGCGAGCGCCCCGCCCGCGGCCACCTGGCGCCGAGCGCGTTCCGAGAAGGTCGCGGCCGAGCGCGCACGCGCCGCCCCGAAACCCGGCGTCACCGCCGCCGCCCGGCGCTCCCGGAAGGGCGGGGAGAGGAGagcggaggggcggggaggggagcgcggaggggaggggaggggaggggagcgccgaggggaggggagggggcgggccggACGCTCTCCTTTCCGGTCGCTCCGCCCCGGACTGGCCGCCCCGCGCCCCCGCGCCGGGCTCACCGCACCCCCGGCCTGGTGCCCCTTCCGCGGGGGGACTGGCGGACTTCCGGCGCCGCCCCCTTCCCAGCACGGCCGCCCCCTTCCCGGCGGACCGAGGCCTTCCCCGCCCCGGCGGCCCTCTTGCTCCGCGAGGGGGAGCTCTGGGGGCTGCGGCCAACCCTCCCCGGCGGCGGGGCTGGGCGAGGGTGGGGGGCGCGGAGGGGGAGCTGGCACCTTCTTAGCCGCGGGGTCTCCCGAGGGGCCGAGGTGCCCAGGGGCTCCCACGCGCCCCCGTCCCGGGCTTGGACACTGCGGCCCGCTGGCCGGCCCTCAGAGGGCGGGGCCGGCGGACTGCGTCCAGGGAACCTGAGGCTTGGGGGGCGCTGCCGTGGACCCGGCTGGGATCCCCCTGGGCCTTCAGGGGAGAATGGGGCAAGGGGTCAGATAACTTTTCCCGCCGTCCCCCGTTCATTTTCTGGGGACAGGCCTGGACGCAGGGCCTTCCTCCGTGGAGCCCTGCCCTAGAGCAGACCCGCGACGCCCCCAGGTTCGTAGGGATGTGGGTGCAGAAAGACCCCGCTGCTGACGCCCGTTCGGTGGCTCAGCTGACAGGATGGCCGGGCTGGACGGAGCGTGGCTGGTGCAAGTGGCCGGGCCAGCCCTGATGATGTCATTTGGAAATGTCTCTCTGGAAGGGCTTTTCCGCACACAGCTGGGAGGAGCGGTCTCTGAAGAGGGGGGGTCCAGTCAGGCCGGGCTGACCCTCCGGCGGTGCGGAGCCAGACGGCCTGGCGTCCGGGATGATCCCAGCCACAGGGAAGGGCTTTGAGGaccctgggctgggagggggcTTGTGGCCCGAACGCCAGCCTGACCCACAGAGGCCCAAGACTGGTCCCGTCGTCCACCCTCAGAACCCAGCCACTgcccccagggcagcccccaggCCGAGGCCGCCTGTGCCACCCCTGCCCTGGTCctgatgccccctcccccaggcccgtCAGGCCGGCGGTGGACATGCCGAGGGTGACGGCACCACGTCCTGACCTGGGTCATCCCACTGCACGGCTGTCCTGTCCCGCGTGGCGGCCCGAGCCCCAGTCCcctcccaggcctgcctgtcTGCATCTCCGGGCACCCACGGGTGGGGCTGAAATGCAGAGGCCAGGAGAGCCCGGCAGGGCCCCGGGGCCCGGTCTGGGAAGGCCTGTTTGTGAGCCCAGTGGTGGCTTAGGAGTCCCCGAGGCAGTGGCCCCCGTGGGGGACAGTGAGGGAGGCTCACCCTCAGAGGGCAGCCCCGTGCCAGGGTACCCTGGAGGGCCTGAGGGGTCAGGGAAGTGCGCCCCCTTCCACCGTGAGCCCCCACAGGGGAAAGCGGGCGTGTGAAGAGGAACAAGGTCCGGGCTGGTGCCAGGGTTCGGGGCCTGGAGGTCCCGGATGGGAAGGAACTGGCCTGCACCAGGCTGCTTGGACCTGGCCCTGGGCCCCTGGAGCCCTGACCTCGGCCAGAGGTCACTTGGCCCCCTGCCATGCTCCTTCCCCAGGCAGAGTCCAGGGGGGTCAGGGCCCAGCGCCCTCGCCGCAGCTTGAACACCTCTCAATGGCCATCCGGCTTCACCCTCCCTGGGGGTCAGCTGAGGACCCGCGGCGGCTCCTCTGGGAACCGGCtccgaggggcggggcggggccggggcggggccaggACGGAGGGGCGTGGTTATAAGGGGGCGGAGCTAGAAAGgccctcccgccgccgccgctggcCGCAGTCTAGTCTCCGTGGTCGCTGGTGCCCTGGACAGGCTGCGTAGCTGCGCAGGGTCCCACCATCTAGAGTGCGGAGCGGGGGTGTCGTGGGGTGTCGTGGGCTGGCGTCCTGGGAAAAGACGGTGGCGGGGGAGGGGTCAGCTTCCAGGAGGGCAGAGCCCCCTGCCAGGCACTGCCCGAGGGAGTGGGCCCTCGGTGACCCGCAAGACCCCCATCCCTGGCCACGCCTCCATCGGGCACCCCTTAAAAATGTGAGCCCTGCCGTCGGGACCTGCCCATCTCCCTTCTGGGCCCAAGTGGTGACATCACCTGGAGGGGACATGCTGGCCCCCATCAGAGCCTCAGGGCCCAGCAGCAGGTGCCAGGCGGACGAGGGGAGCCCCCTGAGAGCAGGGCCTTTCCCCAGGCCCAGAGCGCACCCCCAGTAGGCGACGCGGTCACAGCGCTGGCGGCCAGGAAGAGGCTGGCAGAGCTGATGTGTGGCCGGGGCTGAAAGGCTGGGGCCAATGTGGGTACGGAGCTGCGGCAGGCGCCTGCCAGGGCTCCCACCATCCTGCTGCTGGTGGAGAGGCCGTCCTGGGACCAGTGGCGAGGAGGTGAGGGCGCCTGACTGTGGGCAGGTGGGTGCAGCTCTCGGGAGTGGCAGGCCTGGAGCCAGGCCAAGGGCTTGAGGCGCCTGAGGTTGTAGTTAACAGATATCAGTGTTCCCGGGACTGGTCTGGCGGCCCAGCAGGAGAAACCAAGGGTGTGTGACCCTGTGAAAGGCTATTACCCCTCTCTTGGTTCCCAGACCTGAGGCTTCAGACCCAGGACCCACCTGAATAGCAGGCGGGTCCCCAGGGACCTCCCCGGGACCCCCAGCTGAGTGTGGTGGGGAGGAGAGACAGCAAACATCTGAGGACCGCTGGCCACAGTTGCAGCGGGACCCCGAGGCCCAGAGcaccctcctggctcctctgttgaGTGGGGGGGCTCGCGGGAGCCCAGAGACAAGTGGGCTCTCAGCCAGGGTCTGCACATGGACCCCGTGGGCACATCCCAGGTCCAGAACAGACAGGGAGCAGACAGACTTAGTGGCCAAGGACATCACTGCCTTGGCCACTGTCACAGATAAGTCCAGGGGAAGCCTCTGCAAGTGCCCCCACCCAAGACTGCGAGTCAAACCCAACACCCGGGCGTGATTGGTGGAGCATTTGAAGCCCAGAGAATGCAGGGTGGTGGTCCCTCCAGGTCTCTACTTATGCTGCAAGTCTGACGACAGAAAAGGCAGGGATGGACCCCAGGGTGTGGACAGCTGCGAGAGGCCCGCCTTGGCCAGCCGTGGAGTCTTTGCTCAGTCCGCTCAGGTCAGCGTCCACAGCTACAGGTGCTCAATGGCTGGGGGCGGGGCACGCTCTCCCGCAGCCTCGTCGGAAGGAAGGTCAGAAAGTGTAGGTCACAGAGAGCGAACACGCGGGCCCTCAGGGTACTGGGCCTCTCCAGCCCACAGTCACCCGgaccacctcccctccccacatcaGCAGCCATGTGCTGATCAGGCCAGGTGACCAGAGAGTGCGGAGCGCACCGGGGCCTTTGCAGGACGCGTGCCCTCTAGGCAGAGACGGGCCCTGTGCGGGTGCAGGTTCAAGCCCCCCAAAGCAAGGAGCGCGCCACCACAAAGGAAGGAGGACACACGGGCCTGGGCCTTCGGGCGCTGAGCCACATGTCCAGCTTAGACTCTGCTTCAGGACCCAGGGACTTCCGCTGTGGCTccgctgggaaagaatccgcctgcaaagcctGAGACCTgtgctcgattcctgggttgggaagatcccctggagaagggaaaggctgcccactcctgtattctagcctggagaattccatgcacagaggagcctggcgggctacagtccatggggtcatcaagagtcggacgcgactgagcgactcactccCTTGCTCAGGCCAGGGCTAGTTGGCCCTCAGCTGGACAGGGCGCAGAGCAGGAGGGCGTGGTGTCCCTGCCCTGCGTTCAGGGGGCCCcgtggaggggtgggggaaggggaggtccTCCAGGCAaccctgagggcaggagggggctgTCTGCCCTCCGTGACTCCCCTGAGGAGAAGGGCACCCGGACACGGCTCCTCTGGGGCCGACGTGTGAGGCGTCCTGGGCTCCTGGGTGTGTTGAGCTGCGTTGCTGGTCTCTATCCACTCGAGCCGGGAGCCCCCTCACCCCGTGAGAAGTGTCCCCAGACACTGCCCATGTCCCCCTGTGCAGACCCATCAGGTAGAAGGACCCACTTTGCAGCAAAGCCAGGGTGGGCAGCTGGGACCGTGGCTGCATGCTTCCAGAAGCGCCCGCCCATGGGGCGCGTGACAGCCTGATGAAGGCCGGCTGGGTGGAAGGCAGCCCCAGGACTGTGAGTGGTGCGGGGGCCCCAGGGTCCAGAGGGTGGTGGGCGCAGCCCCAGGGGTCTGAGCTCCAGCCCACGGCGCCTGATCACGGCTCCCCCGAGGCTCCTGGCTGCCTGCAGGGCCCAGCGGGTGAGCGCACGTGCCCCCTGGTCCTGAGCCTGCCTGGACGTTGGGCAGGTCGTCTGGCTCggaggcagggaggggctctGCGCCCTGTgaccctgaggaggaggaggggtcccTGGGGGGGTCCGGGGCGCTGTGGCTTCCAGCCCTGTCAGCCCGTCCTGGGGCGGTACCAGGCGGGAGGAGGCACGGTCCCTCACTGGATGGCTCGCCccgagggcagggcctggggctctCGGGACCCCCGAGGCCTCAGCGTGACGACAGCCTGTCCCCAGACTCCGCCCAGGGCGGCCCCCTACCCGGCGGCGGAGGCAGACGGGCCTGGAGGTGGTCCCGCAGCGCCACCTGctggccaccccccacccctcggCCCCGGGCGCAGGGGCTGATACATCCACCCCGCCAGACCGTCCACCTGCTTTCCAGGAGGGGCGGCCGCGGGGTGTGCACGGGGGTCACTGCCGGGCTGCCCCGGTGACAGGCGGAGCCAGGCCCTTTGGGAGGCCAGGACCGTTCAGCCCCCCAGTGCTGACGTCCTTACGCCTTGCTTGCGGGCAGCGCGGGCACCCTGAACTCCTGGCCTGGTCTGGCGAGGCCCTGCTCCCATCTACAGACGGAAAAACTGAGACTGGGGTGTTAACCATTGACTCCAGACCTCGGCCTGGGGGGTCGGGTGGGGGCAAGAAGCCCTGCTGGGTGCAGAGACACCCCCCTGGGCATGTGGGGCTTTGGGAAGGGGCTAAGGCCGTCCTCAGGGGGCCTGGGCCCCAGGGTGACCCAGCTCCAGTGAGGGGCCGTGCCTCCTGGTGCCGTCCCAGGAGGGGCTGAGAGGGCAGGGAGCCACAGCGCCCCTGGACCCCCCACATGAGCAGAGACCCCAGCGGATGGGGGAGCAGACCCCGCACGTTCCCAGTAGGAGAGACAGTAACGTGGAGGCCCTGGCGTGGGACCACGCCGGGCACGATGGAGGAGCCAATTCCGCCTGGCGTGCTCTGCCCTAGGGGGGCAGGCGCGGTGAAGGGGCTGACGGGGTCCCAGAGCAGAGAGCTGAGGACCCAGGTCCCCTGGGCTGTGGCCACAGGTGCCACCCGCAGGGAGGCGCCCGGCGGGCCTCGTCTCTCCCCAGGCTGCGCAGGCCCGTTAGCGTCCGGGAGGTggtctgggggggggggtggcaccgcaggaaggcagggaggggacgGGGAGAGGACCCCCAGGCCCCACCGGCCAGCGCAGTGGTCACAGGGGAGCCAGCTGCGGGGCTCAGGCCAGGGTGCACTTTTGAGTCCAAAGCTGTGGGGGCCGCCAGCCAGGGCCCACCCCCCACTGCTAGGTGACTGGTCCCCTCGGGTACTGGCTGGTACCCCCTGCGGGAGGGGCGAGGCAGCCACCCAGCTGACCCCGCCACGGGTGAGCAATCGGTCTGCCCGGGGCTCTGCACGCATCCCCCACAGTGAGGACAGGGGCCATCGGGCTCCAGCTGGACACGGGGCGGCTCCCTGCTCGGGTCATGCAGCCCCAGGGGGAGGCTTTGGCACCCAGGCCTGGGCCCCACACTGGGCAGGGACTGTCCACCCTGTGGACCTGCCAGCCCACAGCTGGCAAGGAGGCTTCTTTCCCCTCGGGGAGCCTTCGGGTTGCCACCTCCCCGCAGCGCCCCAGGCCAGGGCCTCCCCCCACCAACATGCCAGCACCTCTCCCAGCACCCAGGCCCTGGCCCAGCTCTCAGGCTTGGCCTGTTCCCCCGTGGGGCCCTCCTGGAACCCCACAATGCAGACTCCATCCCCCCATCTCCGCCCTGCCCTGTGCTGCCCGCATGCACGGCCATCACCCCACTTTCCTATTCAGCTCCTCAGCCTGCCTCACGTGTCCGTCTCCGAGAGGAGCGTGTGGCCCCTGCTGTGGCCCCCGCTGTGGGTCTTGCACTGGCCTTGCCCAGCCCAC
This genomic stretch from Cervus elaphus chromosome 22, mCerEla1.1, whole genome shotgun sequence harbors:
- the LOC122680660 gene encoding translation initiation factor IF-2-like, with translation MAGGQVTSGRGQGSRGPGPGPSSLVQASSFPSGTSRPRTLAPARTLFLFTRPLSPVGAHGGRGRTSLTPQALQGTLARGCPLRPHPWVPGDADRQAWEGTGARAATRDRTAVQWDDPGWRSGHKPPPSPGSSKPFPVAGIIPDARPSGSAPPEGQPGLTGPPLFRDRSSQLSRPSCQLSHRTGVSSGVFLHPHPYEPGGVAGPGGSQPGPRQRPPSLRFPGRSPPAPPSEGRPAGRSVQARDGGAWEPLGTSAPRETPRLRRCQLPLRAPHPRPAPPPGRVGRSPQSSPSRSKRAAGAGKASVRREGGGRAGKGAAPEVRQSPRGRGTRPGVR